The following coding sequences lie in one Rhizobium sp. ZPR4 genomic window:
- a CDS encoding HlyD family secretion protein, whose protein sequence is MSTPQDETLGKLIVLEPKMAGAKINHEQSGLSAPQERAEAPQPGDQTRILEESAEALDDAGQKDVAGGPSGRLRMLLIGGSALAAAAVVTFIYWDNASHYESTDDAFIAARQYAITSRVAGYISSVPVTDNQHIMGGEVIARIDDRDYQTALEQTQAQVTAANANIQNTEAQKRVQEANVEETKAQVAQAQANLVFAQQQNDRYQGLVKSGSGTLQEAQQYTSQLHQQQAALNTDQASLTAAQRQLDAYDFQIANVQATLKQDQAQLDQAKLNFSYTTMTAAQPGRVVQLSAGDGEYVQAGTNLAMFVPDKLWVTANFKETQLDHMRPGQPVTLTIDAYGGRAIYGHVASVQPGSGTAFSLLPAENATGNYVKIVQRVPVKIELDDVPSDVALGPGMSVVPTVRTDASPSLWESLRNVL, encoded by the coding sequence ATGAGCACGCCTCAGGATGAGACTCTCGGAAAATTGATTGTGCTGGAGCCGAAGATGGCCGGCGCCAAGATAAATCATGAGCAAAGTGGCCTCTCGGCCCCACAGGAAAGAGCAGAAGCGCCACAACCCGGCGATCAAACGCGAATCCTCGAAGAAAGCGCCGAAGCGCTGGACGATGCTGGCCAGAAGGATGTGGCGGGCGGCCCCTCCGGACGCCTGCGGATGCTCCTGATCGGCGGAAGCGCGCTCGCTGCAGCAGCGGTGGTAACCTTTATCTACTGGGACAACGCTTCGCATTATGAAAGCACCGATGATGCCTTCATCGCTGCGCGGCAATATGCCATCACCTCGCGAGTAGCCGGTTACATTTCTTCCGTCCCCGTCACCGACAACCAGCACATCATGGGCGGCGAGGTGATCGCCCGTATCGACGATCGCGACTATCAAACAGCTCTGGAGCAGACGCAGGCCCAGGTCACTGCCGCAAATGCCAATATCCAGAACACCGAGGCGCAGAAGCGGGTTCAGGAAGCGAATGTGGAAGAAACCAAGGCCCAGGTCGCGCAGGCCCAAGCCAATCTCGTCTTCGCCCAGCAGCAAAACGACCGCTATCAGGGACTGGTGAAAAGCGGCTCCGGCACTCTTCAGGAGGCGCAGCAATATACCTCGCAATTGCACCAGCAACAGGCTGCCCTGAACACCGATCAAGCCTCGCTGACCGCTGCGCAGCGTCAGCTTGACGCCTATGACTTCCAGATCGCCAACGTTCAGGCCACTCTCAAGCAAGATCAGGCACAGCTCGACCAGGCCAAGCTCAATTTCTCCTACACGACGATGACGGCGGCGCAGCCGGGTCGGGTAGTGCAACTGTCGGCCGGCGACGGCGAATATGTGCAGGCGGGCACGAATCTGGCCATGTTCGTGCCGGACAAGCTCTGGGTAACCGCCAACTTCAAAGAAACCCAGCTCGATCACATGCGTCCGGGCCAGCCGGTAACACTGACCATCGACGCCTATGGCGGCCGCGCGATCTATGGCCATGTCGCAAGCGTGCAGCCGGGATCGGGAACGGCGTTTTCGCTGCTGCCGGCAGAAAACGCGACTGGCAACTATGTGAAGATCGTCCAGCGTGTGCCGGTGAAGATCGAGCTTGATGATGTGCCAAGCGATGTCGCGTTGGGGCCGGGCATGTCCGTCGTCCCGACAGTGCGGACCGATGCCAGCCCCTCCCTGTGGGAAAGCTTGAGGAACGTGTTGTGA
- the repA gene encoding plasmid partitioning protein RepA has translation MAIANRTETVAPSKENAASKIARHATVLSGQLQQLRTRMYPPKSEKMLRQFLTNEVSKLTSIPDSTLKLMSSEGRGPVPSRLENNHRVYTLAQINELRELFAKQKPAEALRFLPRRRPGEHLQVMAIANFKGGSAKTTTCVHLAHYLALHGYRVLALDLDPQASLSAMFGAQPEIDVGANETIYAALRYDVTERRSIREIIRKTYFDGIDLIPGNLEVMEYEHETPRVLAQRSGSGAIFFERLKLALAEVENDYDIVILDTPPSLGFLTLSAIYAATSMIITVHPAMLDVASMSQFLLMMGDLISVLNESGAQLDQDFIRYLVTRHDPNDAPQSQVVAMLRHLFGTDVLLPTAIESTAVEAAGLAKRSLYELEMGQIGRDTHKRAREAVDAVNEAIVHLINTSWGRG, from the coding sequence ATGGCGATAGCGAACCGCACGGAGACTGTAGCTCCTTCAAAGGAAAATGCAGCCAGCAAAATTGCGCGGCATGCAACGGTGTTGTCTGGTCAGCTCCAGCAGCTCAGAACGCGGATGTATCCGCCGAAATCCGAGAAGATGCTGCGCCAGTTCCTGACCAACGAAGTGTCCAAGCTGACGTCCATTCCGGATTCGACCTTGAAGCTGATGTCGAGCGAAGGCCGTGGCCCAGTTCCTAGCCGATTGGAAAACAATCATCGGGTCTACACGCTTGCCCAGATCAACGAATTGCGGGAGCTGTTTGCCAAGCAGAAGCCGGCGGAAGCCCTTCGCTTCCTGCCTCGACGCCGGCCGGGTGAACATCTGCAGGTGATGGCGATCGCCAACTTCAAGGGTGGCAGCGCCAAGACGACCACCTGCGTTCACCTTGCGCATTATCTTGCGCTGCATGGCTATCGCGTGCTCGCCCTCGATCTCGATCCGCAGGCGTCGCTTTCGGCCATGTTCGGCGCCCAGCCGGAAATAGATGTCGGCGCCAACGAAACCATCTATGCGGCGCTCAGATATGACGTGACCGAGAGGCGCTCGATCCGCGAAATCATCCGCAAAACCTATTTTGACGGCATTGATCTTATTCCGGGCAACCTGGAGGTCATGGAGTATGAGCACGAGACGCCTCGCGTTCTTGCTCAAAGGTCCGGCTCCGGCGCCATCTTTTTCGAACGCCTCAAGTTGGCGCTTGCCGAGGTCGAAAACGACTACGACATCGTCATCCTCGACACACCTCCGTCGCTCGGGTTTCTGACCCTGAGCGCCATCTACGCCGCCACAAGCATGATCATCACGGTGCACCCCGCGATGCTCGACGTAGCATCGATGAGCCAGTTCCTGCTCATGATGGGCGATCTGATCAGCGTGCTCAACGAAAGCGGCGCGCAGCTCGATCAGGATTTCATCCGCTATCTTGTCACGCGCCACGACCCGAACGATGCGCCGCAGTCGCAGGTCGTGGCGATGCTGCGCCATCTCTTCGGCACCGATGTCCTGTTGCCGACGGCAATCGAGAGCACTGCGGTCGAGGCTGCCGGGCTTGCCAAGCGCTCCCTCTACGAACTCGAAATGGGGCAGATCGGCCGAGACACGCATAAGCGCGCCCGCGAGGCCGTAGACGCCGTCAACGAAGCGATCGTTCATCTCATCAATACAAGTTGGGGACGTGGATGA
- a CDS encoding DHA2 family efflux MFS transporter permease subunit, whose product MSTNAAARSVANPWIIAIVVALASFMEVLDTTIANVALNYISGGLGVSQDEASWVVTTYLVSNAVIVTATSYLVRILGRRTFFLSCLALFTISSVMCGFAPNLQFLLLARILQGIGGGGMVPVAQSILADSFPPEKRGQGFALFGVAVVVAPVVGPTLGGWLSDNFSWHWCFLINGPVGILTLAAVAMLIKEPADAAQERAQKRSQEPGFDWIGFGLVATFLGMLELMLDRGLEDDWFGSSFIVAAAVICALAFLLMIPWELKHKNPAVDIRMLVSRQFGTCFLVMMATGALLLATTQYLPQLVQQNLGYTATWAGLMLSPGGVVTMVMMFVVGFLSSKVQPKYLIAIGAGFVAFSMYQVTSVYAGVGFWYLAEARMLQGIGLPFIFLPITSASYDGIPPSKTDQASALLNAARNTGGSIGVSLISNIIAHREQFHQSRLVEHVIPSNGAYQDTYGQLSNYFMAQGSSLLTSQQQALAWINQQIQSQASFLSYIDAFWVLTLISLAAIPLALTLRNVTLGKKASMGH is encoded by the coding sequence GTGAGCACGAACGCTGCCGCCAGATCGGTGGCAAACCCCTGGATCATTGCGATCGTCGTCGCGCTTGCCAGCTTCATGGAAGTGCTCGACACAACCATCGCCAACGTCGCCTTGAACTATATTTCCGGCGGCCTTGGTGTCAGCCAGGACGAAGCGTCCTGGGTCGTCACCACCTACCTCGTTTCCAACGCCGTGATTGTGACGGCCACGAGCTATCTCGTGCGTATTCTCGGACGCAGGACTTTCTTTCTCAGCTGCCTCGCGCTTTTTACCATCAGCTCCGTCATGTGCGGCTTTGCGCCCAATCTGCAATTCCTGCTGCTTGCCCGGATCCTGCAGGGCATCGGCGGCGGCGGCATGGTGCCGGTGGCGCAATCCATTCTCGCCGACAGCTTTCCGCCTGAAAAGCGCGGGCAGGGCTTTGCCCTGTTCGGCGTGGCGGTCGTCGTTGCCCCTGTCGTGGGACCGACATTGGGCGGCTGGCTTTCGGATAATTTCTCCTGGCACTGGTGCTTCCTGATCAACGGTCCCGTCGGCATTCTGACGCTTGCCGCCGTTGCCATGCTGATCAAGGAACCGGCAGACGCCGCCCAGGAGCGTGCCCAGAAGCGTAGCCAGGAACCCGGCTTCGATTGGATCGGATTCGGGCTCGTCGCCACCTTTCTCGGAATGCTGGAGCTGATGCTCGACCGAGGTCTGGAAGACGATTGGTTCGGCTCCAGCTTCATCGTCGCGGCGGCCGTGATCTGTGCGCTGGCTTTCCTGCTGATGATCCCCTGGGAACTGAAGCACAAGAATCCCGCGGTCGACATCAGAATGCTGGTCAGCCGCCAGTTCGGCACCTGCTTTCTGGTGATGATGGCAACGGGCGCGCTGCTGCTCGCCACGACGCAATACCTACCGCAGCTGGTTCAGCAGAATCTCGGCTACACCGCAACTTGGGCGGGGCTGATGCTGTCTCCCGGTGGCGTGGTGACCATGGTCATGATGTTCGTGGTCGGCTTCCTGTCATCGAAAGTGCAGCCGAAATATCTGATTGCGATCGGTGCCGGCTTCGTTGCCTTCTCCATGTACCAGGTGACCAGCGTCTATGCCGGTGTCGGCTTTTGGTATCTCGCCGAGGCCCGCATGCTGCAGGGGATCGGCCTGCCGTTCATCTTCCTGCCCATTACCTCGGCTTCCTATGACGGCATTCCTCCCAGCAAGACCGACCAGGCCTCTGCCCTGCTGAACGCCGCTCGCAACACCGGCGGGTCGATCGGCGTGTCTTTGATATCGAACATCATCGCCCATCGCGAACAGTTCCACCAAAGCCGCCTGGTCGAACATGTCATCCCATCGAACGGCGCCTATCAGGACACCTACGGTCAATTGAGCAACTATTTCATGGCGCAAGGAAGCTCACTTCTGACGTCTCAGCAACAGGCGCTCGCCTGGATCAATCAGCAAATACAGAGCCAGGCTTCGTTTCTCTCCTACATCGATGCGTTCTGGGTTCTGACGCTGATCTCGCTCGCCGCCATCCCTCTCGCCCTGACGCTGCGCAACGTAACGCTTGGCAAGAAGGCATCCATGGGGCACTGA
- the repC gene encoding plasmid replication protein RepC — translation MQNGSVTTPFGRRPMTLALFRQQIAATMIEPSKSVDKWKVFRDASEARQKLGLQDRSLAVLDALLSFYPENELRQDAQLVVFPSNAQLTLRAHGIAGATLRRHLALLVEAGLIVRKDSANGKRYARKGRTGEIENAFGFDISPLLLRAEELAIMAQEVAADRIAFRRAKESLTISRRDVRKLIAAAITEGVGGNWTLIEERYSALVSRIPRSPTMSDITSILEDMEFLRGEIINLLETQQKIENYSTNDAHNERHIQSSNPESLNELEPSLRTKLEARFTEGGGLQNEPMRIFPLALVLKACPEISSYGPTGVISSWRDLMCAAVVVRSMLGVSPSAYQLACEIMGPENAAATIACILERSGHIKSAGAYLRDLTAKAKRGEFSLGPALMALLRAHNGDSDLLLRVS, via the coding sequence ATGCAGAATGGAAGTGTAACGACGCCCTTTGGGCGGCGCCCGATGACGCTTGCCTTGTTTCGGCAACAGATTGCCGCGACCATGATCGAGCCCAGCAAGTCGGTCGACAAATGGAAAGTCTTTCGAGACGCATCCGAAGCACGCCAAAAGCTCGGATTGCAGGATCGCAGCCTTGCCGTACTTGACGCTCTGTTGAGCTTCTATCCTGAAAACGAGCTACGCCAGGACGCCCAGCTCGTTGTCTTTCCGTCCAATGCGCAGCTGACTTTGCGTGCCCATGGCATCGCAGGTGCTACACTTCGCAGGCATCTTGCGCTTCTCGTCGAGGCTGGCCTGATCGTCAGAAAGGATAGCGCCAATGGCAAGCGCTATGCAAGAAAAGGCCGGACGGGCGAGATCGAAAATGCGTTTGGCTTCGATATCTCGCCGCTTCTGCTGCGTGCAGAGGAGCTTGCTATCATGGCTCAGGAAGTCGCAGCAGATCGGATCGCCTTCCGCCGCGCCAAGGAAAGCCTGACGATATCCCGACGCGATGTCCGCAAACTGATCGCAGCAGCAATCACGGAAGGCGTTGGAGGCAATTGGACACTGATCGAAGAACGTTATAGCGCCCTCGTCTCACGCATTCCGCGCTCCCCGACGATGTCCGACATCACCTCCATTCTGGAAGATATGGAGTTTCTCCGTGGCGAGATCATCAACCTTCTGGAAACGCAGCAAAAAATTGAAAATTATAGCACCAATGATGCCCATAATGAGCGGCACATACAGAGTTCGAATCCCGAATCCCTTAATGAACTTGAACCAAGCCTTCGAACAAAGCTGGAAGCGAGATTCACAGAAGGAGGCGGACTACAGAATGAGCCGATGCGTATCTTCCCGTTAGCTCTTGTGCTGAAGGCGTGCCCGGAAATAAGCTCATACGGGCCAACGGGTGTTATCAGTAGTTGGCGTGACCTGATGTGTGCTGCGGTCGTCGTCCGATCGATGCTGGGCGTCAGCCCGTCAGCCTATCAGCTCGCTTGCGAGATAATGGGACCGGAAAATGCTGCTGCGACGATAGCTTGCATTCTCGAGCGATCGGGGCATATCAAATCCGCCGGGGCCTATCTCCGGGACCTTACAGCCAAAGCGAAACGCGGTGAATTTTCACTCGGCCCGGCGCTTATGGCATTGCTTCGAGCACATAATGGAGACAGCGATCTCCTATTGAGGGTTTCCTGA
- a CDS encoding LysR family transcriptional regulator, whose product MEIKLLRSFVQLIDTGHYGKASAKLFVTQSTLTKQIQALEAAMGGALFERGRHGAKLTPLGELLQREARPLLQLNDDVDRKMHRAMAGLTGYLDIGFGISTLVVAPQLIASFRAATPDCSITLNDLPSREQHQRLLDGRLDIGFCRAPEEDSGLAFMPVIEEHLALVLPSGMTIPASDRLTELNELGFVALSPSRGPGLDDQIRRWCSFAGFEPRIAQYADDILTVHAIASAGLGAAFLPWRGVQALAGSNHKQSLSGPESRWPIGICWHRKHASPLLAHFIDHVSRNLEPDQARAG is encoded by the coding sequence ATGGAAATAAAGCTCCTCCGATCCTTCGTTCAATTGATCGACACCGGCCACTACGGCAAGGCCTCGGCAAAACTGTTCGTCACTCAGTCAACCCTGACCAAGCAGATTCAAGCTTTGGAAGCCGCAATGGGCGGAGCGTTGTTCGAACGTGGTCGTCATGGTGCCAAGCTGACGCCGCTTGGAGAGCTCCTGCAGCGCGAAGCACGCCCGCTTCTTCAATTGAACGACGATGTCGACCGGAAGATGCATCGCGCGATGGCCGGCCTTACCGGATACCTCGATATCGGGTTTGGAATATCGACCCTCGTCGTCGCGCCACAACTGATCGCCAGCTTTCGCGCGGCGACGCCGGATTGCAGCATCACGCTCAACGACCTGCCATCACGGGAGCAGCATCAGCGCCTGCTCGACGGCCGGCTCGATATCGGCTTCTGCCGGGCGCCGGAGGAAGATAGCGGTCTGGCTTTCATGCCCGTCATCGAGGAGCATCTGGCCCTGGTGCTTCCAAGTGGAATGACCATACCGGCCTCGGACCGACTGACGGAGTTGAACGAGCTTGGCTTTGTGGCACTTTCGCCATCGCGCGGACCGGGACTGGATGATCAGATCAGGCGCTGGTGTTCGTTTGCCGGCTTCGAGCCTCGCATCGCCCAATATGCCGACGATATACTGACCGTCCATGCCATCGCTTCTGCCGGCTTGGGCGCGGCATTCCTGCCCTGGCGTGGCGTGCAGGCATTGGCTGGGTCCAACCATAAGCAGTCTCTCTCAGGACCAGAATCAAGATGGCCGATTGGAATTTGCTGGCATCGCAAACATGCGAGCCCCCTGCTGGCCCACTTCATCGATCACGTGTCGAGGAACCTTGAGCCCGACCAAGCGCGGGCCGGCTGA
- the repB gene encoding plasmid partitioning protein RepB encodes MTKSPRKSIVASFGLLSAELESSESTADPAPSTPAPAQSGRVGAGVIGAAHRAIGDIRAERDRLRAIVESGEGWIQDLDPHVIDASPYPDRLPDDDPQDFERFKRSIEEEGQKVPIQVRRHPSSGDRYQVVYGHRRWRATLELGRTVRAIEVEISDLDLVLAQGIENASRQDLTWIERALFASRMDDAGIKARHIYAALSIEDAELARMRSVYRTIPADIIEAIGRAPKVGRPRWLDLAKTISAAPNALKVVRAALSDANESNETSDQRFQVALKAIKPPSEARNAQIAISDTSGTRLGVFMTSPREVRISAEGKLGTEFVRFIEEELPDLVERFTRSRNNSNP; translated from the coding sequence ATGACCAAAAGCCCGAGAAAGTCCATCGTCGCCAGTTTCGGACTGCTTTCAGCCGAATTGGAAAGCAGCGAAAGCACGGCCGATCCGGCACCCTCCACCCCTGCCCCGGCGCAGTCGGGGCGCGTTGGCGCTGGCGTTATCGGCGCCGCGCATCGCGCAATCGGCGATATACGCGCTGAGCGTGACCGGCTGCGTGCCATTGTCGAATCCGGCGAAGGCTGGATTCAGGATCTCGATCCGCATGTGATCGATGCGTCGCCCTATCCGGATCGCCTGCCTGACGACGATCCCCAAGATTTCGAGAGATTCAAGCGCTCTATCGAGGAGGAAGGCCAGAAGGTTCCGATCCAGGTTCGACGGCACCCCTCTTCAGGCGATCGGTATCAGGTTGTCTATGGTCATCGCAGATGGCGGGCCACTCTTGAGCTCGGCCGTACCGTCCGTGCCATTGAGGTCGAGATTTCCGATCTCGATCTGGTTCTGGCGCAGGGGATCGAAAATGCGAGCCGGCAGGATCTGACATGGATCGAACGCGCCTTGTTTGCCTCGCGCATGGATGATGCGGGTATCAAGGCGCGCCACATCTATGCCGCCCTCTCTATCGAAGATGCTGAGCTCGCGCGAATGCGGAGCGTCTATCGCACAATTCCGGCAGATATCATCGAAGCGATCGGCAGGGCTCCGAAAGTCGGCCGGCCGCGTTGGCTGGATCTGGCGAAGACAATATCCGCTGCCCCCAATGCCCTTAAAGTGGTGCGCGCTGCTCTTTCAGACGCGAATGAGTCCAATGAAACCTCGGACCAGCGATTTCAGGTGGCGTTGAAAGCGATCAAGCCTCCGTCCGAAGCGCGCAACGCCCAGATTGCGATTTCCGATACATCGGGAACCAGATTGGGTGTGTTTATGACGTCGCCTCGGGAGGTTCGAATCTCTGCCGAGGGCAAATTAGGGACAGAATTCGTAAGATTTATCGAGGAAGAGCTGCCTGACCTTGTCGAGCGCTTCACTCGTTCGAGAAACAACAGCAACCCCTGA
- a CDS encoding TetR/AcrR family transcriptional regulator: protein MAKPQITPAKTNATRRGRPPRERAGEVEDRILQAALQVFITRGYEGASIDEIAEVARAGKPSIYARFTNKETLFREVVIRWAQRSGEMVASATSGSILERFQSAGVLIVQRAIRTETIGLIRSVIGEATRHPDLATTIHYAMRAHGTATAMKLVAELAEAEELRSLAAFAPANLEATTRYFIDLVLLPMMISSLFHADLTPVKEQMENHAREAAAFFLRGCGYSTV, encoded by the coding sequence ATGGCAAAACCCCAAATTACACCGGCAAAGACAAATGCAACGCGACGTGGTCGTCCGCCGCGGGAGAGAGCAGGCGAGGTCGAGGACAGAATTCTGCAGGCTGCCCTTCAGGTCTTCATCACGCGCGGCTATGAGGGCGCAAGCATTGACGAGATTGCCGAAGTCGCGAGAGCCGGCAAGCCGAGCATCTATGCGCGCTTCACCAACAAGGAGACCCTGTTCAGAGAAGTCGTCATCCGCTGGGCGCAGAGATCAGGCGAGATGGTGGCTTCCGCGACATCCGGCAGCATTCTTGAACGCTTCCAATCCGCAGGTGTCTTAATCGTCCAGCGCGCCATCAGGACGGAGACTATCGGGCTTATACGCAGCGTGATCGGCGAGGCGACACGTCATCCGGATCTCGCAACGACGATCCACTATGCCATGCGGGCGCATGGAACGGCTACCGCGATGAAGCTTGTGGCAGAATTGGCGGAGGCCGAAGAGCTCAGGTCACTGGCTGCCTTCGCGCCGGCTAACCTTGAAGCCACGACTCGATACTTCATCGATCTGGTGCTGCTGCCGATGATGATATCTTCATTGTTTCACGCCGATCTGACACCGGTAAAGGAGCAGATGGAGAACCATGCGCGCGAGGCAGCTGCTTTTTTCCTGCGCGGCTGCGGCTATAGCACCGTCTGA
- a CDS encoding nitrilase family protein gives MALKISSVQFQHRANDKAYNLSRIVHFTEEAVQAGNQLVVFPEMCICGYWHVPKLDGPALQALAEPLSGPSVARVAALAREKGIAIGVGFLELGENGKLYNSYAVCMPDGRIHCHRKLHAWEHRLISSGDAFTVFDTPWGIRAGILICWDNNLIENARATALLGAELLIAPHQAGGGHSVSPHGLKRIPVEKWTNRHEDPEAIEAEFRGPNGREWFMRWLPSRAHDNGMFLVFSNGVGQDEDEVRTGNAMILDPYGRILAETWAAADARVSAEIDLALLDKCTGQRWIRGRRPELYGVLTQPNANGLAPMDARYSEASTRGIERPGPSK, from the coding sequence ATGGCGCTCAAAATTTCATCCGTACAGTTTCAGCATCGGGCCAATGACAAGGCCTACAATCTCTCACGCATAGTGCATTTCACGGAAGAAGCCGTTCAGGCCGGCAACCAGCTCGTCGTATTTCCCGAAATGTGCATCTGCGGATATTGGCACGTTCCCAAGCTCGATGGCCCTGCGCTGCAGGCGCTGGCGGAGCCGCTTTCGGGGCCGTCGGTTGCCCGTGTCGCCGCCTTAGCGCGCGAGAAGGGTATCGCGATCGGTGTCGGCTTCCTGGAGTTGGGTGAAAACGGAAAACTCTATAACAGCTATGCGGTCTGCATGCCGGATGGGCGCATCCATTGCCATCGCAAACTGCATGCCTGGGAGCATCGCCTCATTTCCAGCGGCGATGCCTTCACGGTCTTCGACACACCGTGGGGAATTCGTGCCGGCATCCTGATCTGCTGGGACAATAATCTGATCGAGAATGCGCGCGCCACCGCGTTGCTCGGCGCCGAATTGCTGATCGCGCCGCATCAGGCGGGCGGCGGCCATTCGGTAAGCCCGCATGGGCTGAAGCGGATACCGGTCGAGAAATGGACCAATCGTCATGAAGATCCCGAGGCGATAGAGGCCGAGTTTCGCGGCCCGAACGGCCGGGAATGGTTCATGCGCTGGCTGCCGTCGCGCGCCCACGACAATGGAATGTTCCTCGTCTTCAGCAATGGTGTTGGCCAGGATGAGGACGAGGTGCGCACCGGCAACGCCATGATCCTCGATCCGTATGGACGGATCCTGGCCGAGACCTGGGCGGCCGCCGATGCAAGGGTGAGCGCTGAAATCGATCTGGCCTTGCTCGACAAATGCACGGGCCAGCGCTGGATAAGAGGCCGCCGCCCGGAACTCTATGGCGTTCTGACCCAACCTAACGCCAACGGCCTCGCGCCCATGGACGCACGCTACTCGGAAGCGTCTACCCGCGGCATCGAGCGGCCGGGGCCGAGCAAATAG
- a CDS encoding HIT family protein, with product MAASQFFIAETEKWLVNHRANSALPGYLIIASKTSANDLFDLPDDTLREIGPLLALSQAVLKQELGAPRVYIGRYGHVSGLAFHFHVIPIYDWVETLFWQDVRYRALGQFAEGEGETETDGAELTLFVWREFCERLQPPPIEGPTVPEAIELLRQTMHLSLQAI from the coding sequence ATGGCTGCTTCACAATTTTTTATCGCCGAGACCGAAAAATGGCTTGTAAACCACCGGGCAAATTCGGCCCTCCCCGGCTACCTCATCATAGCGTCCAAGACATCCGCCAATGACCTCTTCGATTTACCCGATGACACCTTGCGGGAGATCGGTCCCCTGCTGGCGCTGTCTCAAGCAGTGCTGAAACAGGAGCTGGGCGCTCCACGCGTCTATATCGGTCGATATGGTCATGTTTCCGGACTCGCCTTTCACTTCCATGTCATTCCTATCTACGATTGGGTGGAGACGCTGTTCTGGCAAGATGTCCGGTATCGCGCCCTCGGACAATTTGCCGAAGGGGAGGGGGAAACCGAAACGGACGGCGCCGAACTGACCCTGTTCGTCTGGCGCGAATTCTGCGAACGTCTTCAGCCGCCTCCGATCGAAGGGCCGACCGTTCCCGAGGCCATTGAGCTGCTGCGCCAGACGATGCATCTCAGTCTCCAGGCCATTTGA
- a CDS encoding class GN sortase, which yields MIAATRLQTLGSAPARSLLIAAAGIFIAAGLFFTAQGGWIYAKAALAQILLERAFAESVTSGAPVKPWSWADTWPVARIEVQRLGVSAIALKGASGQALAFGPGHLDNTPQAGEEGTAVYAAHRDTHFTFLRDIKENDRIRITRRDGRSFTFRVTHMAVARWDEAEIDPDARGVHLVLATCFPFDAVTSGPLRYLVYGDLEETATP from the coding sequence ATGATCGCCGCCACTCGCCTTCAAACCCTCGGGAGCGCGCCAGCGCGCTCCCTTCTGATTGCAGCTGCCGGCATTTTCATCGCGGCCGGTCTCTTCTTCACCGCACAGGGAGGGTGGATCTATGCCAAGGCAGCTTTGGCGCAGATTCTCCTGGAGCGTGCCTTTGCCGAGAGCGTGACATCAGGTGCGCCGGTCAAGCCCTGGAGCTGGGCCGACACCTGGCCTGTGGCACGCATCGAGGTTCAGCGCCTAGGCGTTTCCGCCATCGCGCTGAAGGGCGCAAGCGGCCAGGCGCTTGCCTTCGGCCCCGGCCACCTCGACAATACCCCGCAGGCCGGCGAAGAAGGTACGGCCGTCTATGCGGCGCACCGCGACACCCATTTTACCTTCCTGAGAGACATCAAGGAGAATGACCGCATCCGCATCACCCGCCGCGACGGCCGGAGCTTCACGTTCCGCGTGACGCATATGGCCGTCGCCCGCTGGGACGAGGCCGAGATCGACCCTGATGCACGCGGTGTCCATCTCGTGCTCGCGACATGCTTTCCCTTCGACGCCGTCACCTCAGGCCCGCTTCGCTATCTGGTCTACGGTGATCTTGAAGAGACTGCCACGCCATGA